The Branchiostoma floridae strain S238N-H82 chromosome 12, Bfl_VNyyK, whole genome shotgun sequence genome segment TTCGTATCATTAACTCAGCTGTAAGTGCAAACACAAACTGGAGAAGGTCGTTCATTTCTGAATCAACATTTTACAATGAAACAGAGAAAATGAGGCAAGTTGTCATTGATATGTTAGTTGggattatcatttttttaatgcaaaCAAGACATTGAAGATGGTGATATTAAAATCGCTATCCCTGCAACCATTTCATTAATGTCAAGcaacaaacaaaggaaaatgtgCAACATCTTGATTTGCAACATCTTGATTTTAAAAGCAGAGCCAATCTATAGAAGGTATATTGAATAATACTGTACAGTTACAGTAGGCGTTCTGTACTGTCAAATGGTGAAACCAGTCTGGTATaaaaatgtggtaaatctcaaaGCATGAAtataaacaacataaacaaaaatcaaaatacaacaaagtTTTTGTGACATTTATAAGTGTGAACAAATATGATTCTGGATAGAAGTGGACAACATTTAAGGTACCCAATAACACAAACAGTATCTAGGTCCATCTCTGCACCCTTGGTGAGAAACTTAGATGTGCAGCTCTAACTTTGGGCACAGAAAAGTGCACAATaaacccagtatttcaagcaaCATTTTTACAACTGCAGTTACAATATGAGGCACCGTGAGACATGCTTCTATATCATGGATATTGCATTCATGAAGACACACAACAGCAAGCAACAACATGTTCTACTGATATTCAGTATAATAGTATACTGTTGAAGCAATTACATTGCACACTTGTACAAACTGGAGCGGGACACAGTATAAGCTATAAAGAGTCTTAGAAATTGTCACCATTTGCAAATAAACGACATGACTTTACAATGACTTGGTACATTTAGTACTtagatattgatttttttaatacatttttatcatattttttccTCACCAGACATGCTACTAAGCACCTCTATTGTACATAATCCCGGATATCATTCAATTTTCCCAACGGAAGACGGCAAATTGTTAAAATGCTAGCAACACTTACACCACTCTCCATCAACAGGAAGTTATACATACCCTACCTCCACATCTATTCTCCACCCacccaaataaacaaaaatttcCACATCACAATGGAAAGAATCTTTACAGATTCCagtgtagcttatgtacatttGTGCATGCAGCATACCAAATAGCGCCCCCTATGTGCTACAATCTGTCTGGCAACTTAAAACAACACCATCTGACAGTGTACATACATTTAAGCCTGATATCAACACTGAACTGCATGATTGCAAGCCTTAGCCTGTACATTTTCAACACTTCTGAAGCCTTATAATTACATATAAGATTTTTGTTACACATCAGTCCTTTATCTAACATAAAAATGGGAAGAATTCACCAGGACAAACATTGAATCCCTGAGGGACAAAAGTCACATGCTATCTTCTACAGGACACTCAGTAATACTTCAGTCCATACTACTGTGGTAGGTTATTGACTGCAATCATCTATTCTAGTCCTAAAGAGCCTATGAtaccaaaatacaacattgaGAATATCTTCAATAATGAAATTGGtatcattcaatgaacataACAATTGTACCACTGTGACATATACTTCGGATTCCTTGCAATCTAATGATCAAACCATACATGATCACACCTCCCTCTCTTGATTCCTACTGccaggtacagtagaagccagttaatcgcacaacggataaccgcacactaaatctgttaattgcacagaatcccaaagTCCAGTAGTTGTGCAGTCCAGCTGAATActtaactttgctttgttgcaccatccggataaatGCACAAGTGGGGAGTGCGATttagcggcttctactgtacttgaaTCAAACGTTGATTACAGGTACTACATTAATTGCGGCAACCAGTTTGGAACCTCCAAAAACATACTTTTGTAAAGTAAATATTGTAATATTGCAATTGTAGGTAATCAGAATGACTTAGCACTCACTGTTTTAGCACTGTTTCAAAATTAATATCTTTAACTTAAGAGCCGTGGTGTCTGGTTCTGAACTGGCTGCCTTTTTGTTCAGTATGATGTCATTGAAGTACTGAATACCTGTAACTGAAGTTATAATCAACACTTAATTCAATTAGCTGGCATCAAGCTGGAAGAATGACCTTGAATGGTTTGATGCTCAATGGCATCAGCCATATATATTGGTACAAATGTCTAGGTTCAATGAATAGTACTACCTTTATTGCATATACTGTAATCGGAAAAATGCTGTACTTGGAGTCATAAACACTTAAATCCTGTCAGAATATCCAAATATGTGGACCTGTGATCATGAAATACCTGTTACGACAGTTGTTTTCAAACTAAAAAGAAACTGTGTTGGGTTGATCATGATTTTCTTACTTCATACTGCAATTGATCAACTATCACTAATATTTTCAAACCAATGCGAAAATTTCATTACAACAAGACAAGGTTTGCATTATACACTAAAGATTACAActtaaacaaaacataaaatgttagttcttctttctttttcattcaaaatttaTGCCAGAAAGTCTTGTTCTACTTGAATGTTCTGCAAAAAATCAttaataaaatgtgtttcttaAAACACAATAACTAAAATTAAAGTTAGAAACAAAAGACATTTTCCAAGCTGCCAGTTAATTCTTCCTcactggctaaattggcattgtAACTTTCCAATGCTTTTTCTTTAATCAATTTACTAATAGAAAGAATGGTAGTTGTACAGAATATTGATAGCttggcatgaaagaattctacaTAATTTTTTGGACCATATGGATGATATCATTGGGTTtttgtctttcattttttttacatttttttgacaAGAAAATATATAGCATTTTGGTATATACcagtgcaataaaactatgtttttcatgtgcataatggtAAAAGCTACAAACATACGATGATCTGTTGATCATTTTGATAGTATTACCTACTAATTATCTGTTAAGTTATTAGAAAATTTGCTTTTCAATTAAAAAATTTTATGACTAAGTCTTTATTTAATGAATTTTTTCAGGCCCAGCTATCAAGATTCAGTACAACTACAATTCTTTCTGAATTAGTGAGAAAACAATTCAAAGTCAAAATGTGAATTTAACCAGTGAGGAACCACAGAATTTAGTTGTACACTTTTTCCTCACTTACTTGTGGCTTATCAAGAGTTTACTGCAGCAAAACTGCTTCTGGTACAAGAATTAACCAATAAATAAGATATGTTATGAGTTATACACAATACTTCAAGTCCAACGATATGTGTTGCATTGTTTTGTAGAAAAGACACCTTTTATAGTATTCACTAACAGGTAACTGTGGAATATTTCACTTCTAGACAAACATTGTCGCCTTTGCTCTGAAATATAAACTGACTTTGTTACTTCCTTTTAACTGCACTTTAACACAACTGGATATCTATAGAACACTGTCCAACCAGCAAGATAAATTAATGGCAATACTTGCATTATTGGTGGCAAAACATTTAAATTCTATTTGCTAACAAAGGAACGTCATTCTAAGCAATTGCACGATTTGTGGGGTTTGCCACTAGTTGTGTTAACTACGTCTATGTGTACAAAATTTGTGAATATGCTTTCTTCCTAACTATCATGACCTTCTTGACCTTGGAACACATATGATGCCATGCTACTTCCTGTAGTATGCTGATGTCACTTCCTGCGATGACATCATCAGTCTTTGTGTACTGGCCCATTCTTCTCCACTTTTTTTGATACATGATAATATGGGATTCCCATAATGGTCTGAAACAATTCAACAAAGTCAACAAAAGTTAGAGCACGACACCAAGAAGGCCATCCGTGATGAAACATTAATACACCAAGAAAATACATTcaatcattttcataaacaacCCAATTTTTCATGATAGTAGGTTCATGTATAGGTCTTGAACGAAACAAGGGTACTGACTTTTGCTGTTATCAAGTAGTTTTAACCTTCTTGCTGTTGTATATAATCATCAAATAGGTTTATATTTAAATCACTGACTTCCACCGACTTTGAAAATTTCGTCTCTTAGAGAAAGAAGTACCGCTACTACTTGATTTATTGGTGACCAATATCAATTTTCCATGCTTAGAGTTATCTAAAGCTAAtgatacttttaaaaactgGACAGTGGTTACAACTGTTTTGAGTAACAACAGAGCCCCCTACTGATTAATAGCAGTACTGTCCATCATACCAACATTTAGTGGCACTGTATGGACTAAGGTTAATTCCATTTGTTACAATATAGTCAAAGTAAAAGGACATTTGTTGTAACATTTGAGAAGGGAAACATCTAGCATTTGCTAACAGACATTGGCTTTTTCAATTATACACTGTAGTTACCAGGCTCAACTAAGCTTCTCAAATAATACCTTATAAAAATAACAGCTGCCTTAAAACATGAAAAGAACTGGCTGAGCCTACCTTGACTTTTCCAGGCCACTTTAGATAGTTGGTTCTGACTTGTACACTGAGCATGAAAGACAGAAAAGATAGATAAGCAAGATAAGCAACAGTCAGCAAGGTTGCAGGAGTCCACAGCACGAAGTTCAACACCTGCCCTTGCTGTTCCTGAAACAGTTGTAACTATACAGTGGGGTTCAAccactgccaaactgaccacgccaacagctctgagcttttggtgttgtggtttgcacgttggatttgtgatctgccggccTGGGTTTGATCctgggtgtcggcatgttgtttgtttctgtttctactACTCTGTTGTTTCACAGTGTTCAATATCTGGCTGGATAGTTTGGGGATTTCAGTATGCAGTTCTTAGTTTCCACAGTGTTTGGTCTCATTTTAGGTAGTGAACATTTTATGTTGTAGACTCCAGTACATGGAAGCTATATGTACGTAGCCTGGAGTCTAGCCTTGCTTTGTTCCGCAATGGTTGCTACTCCAGCAACAGGTGGTGGCGGAGTAGCGACAGTCAGAagcggaccaaagctaacaaggctggacttcAGGCTatcaactactagtacatgagGATGTGCTAAAAAGAGACAATGGTCTACAAGCTGACTGCATGAGGAGCTTTAAGGGTTTGCAGGAGTGGAACTACTGGGCTACTGGGATTTTTCGGGTGGCAGAAGAGGACTGTCACTCGACATGAGTCGAGTCCCAAGTAAGTCTGAGAAGTTGAACAGTTTTAAGTTCAGGAGGACTATATTCAAAatgtaattcttgatttgtgatCATGGCAATTTTCATTACCATTTGGTTTCAGCTTAAAagggatcagaggactgatcaaaagcttgtttttAAGCGCTTTACCTTTTGGTAATGAGACAGGTTTTAAAATCTTTATAATACTATTTTAGACTATCAGACTGTATCTACATAGCTGGTACACTTCCTATCACCATGACACACGAGCTTTTCAGACTTatcacactgaacgacctgtcatgTTGTTTAAAGATATCTAGTGAGGATGCTACTGATCTAATGTACTTGATGTTCCAGTCAAAAATAGTTATAGGAAAGTTCAATCCTTGTGTGTTCAAATGTCTTGTGACACTGTTTAGctatataaagaaaacatgaaaacacaATGTATTTACCTATACAGCACATGGATGTATGTTCCCAGCCCAGCCAGCAGGTGCCACCAGGCATGGAGCTGTGTCAGGGGTCGAAATGTCGACGTAAGCGTGCCTCGGAACTCCCTGCGAGGTAGGAAAGTGAAACAGTTCATCTCACCAAAGGGACACTCTTCCACTAGTCATGGCAGAGATGACATACCGTATTTTTAGGATCATAACACagcagaagccagttaattg includes the following:
- the LOC118427470 gene encoding alkaline ceramidase 3-like isoform X2, with amino-acid sequence MLRRPNSSRALFFTALATYGTGFIIWNIDNFFCHNIREFRGTLTSTFRPLTQLHAWWHLLAGLGTYIHVLYSVQVRTNYLKWPGKVKTIMGIPYYHVSKKVEKNGPVHKD
- the LOC118427470 gene encoding alkaline ceramidase 3-like isoform X1, whose translation is MIQSSNVFLIPFQAAYAVLVFTLFFKSVDMLRRPNSSRALFFTALATYGTGFIIWNIDNFFCHNIREFRGTLTSTFRPLTQLHAWWHLLAGLGTYIHVLYSVQVRTNYLKWPGKVKTIMGIPYYHVSKKVEKNGPVHKD